In Mycobacterium tuberculosis H37Rv, a single window of DNA contains:
- the mprB gene encoding two component histidine-protein kinase/phosphatase MprB (MprAB is involved in the regulation of genes in response to environmental stress), translating into MWWFRRRDRAPLRATSSLSLRWRVMLLAMSMVAMVVVLMSFAVYAVISAALYSDIDNQLQSRAQLLIASGSLAADPGKAIEGTAYSDVNAMLVNPGQSIYTAQQPGQTLPVGAAEKAVIRGELFMSRRTTADQRVLAIRLTNGSSLLISKSLKPTEAVMNKLRWVLLIVGGIGVAVAAVAGGMVTRAGLRPVGRLTEAAERVARTDDLRPIPVFGSDELARLTEAFNLMLRALAESRERQARLVTDAGHELRTPLTSLRTNVELLMASMAPGAPRLPKQEMVDLRADVLAQIEELSTLVGDLVDLSRGDAGEVVHEPVDMADVVDRSLERVRRRRNDILFDVEVIGWQVYGDTAGLSRMALNLMDNAAKWSPPGGHVGVRLSQLDASHAELVVSDRGPGIPVQERRLVFERFYRSASARALPGSGLGLAIVKQVVLNHGGLLRIEDTDPGGQPPGTSIYVLLPGRRMPIPQLPGATAGARSTDIENSRGSANVISVESQSTRAT; encoded by the coding sequence ATGTGGTGGTTCCGCCGCCGAGACCGGGCGCCGCTGCGCGCCACCAGCTCATTATCCCTGCGGTGGCGGGTCATGCTGCTGGCGATGTCCATGGTCGCGATGGTGGTTGTGCTGATGTCGTTCGCCGTCTATGCGGTGATCTCGGCCGCGCTCTACAGCGACATCGACAACCAACTGCAGAGCCGGGCGCAACTGCTCATCGCCAGTGGCTCGCTGGCAGCTGATCCGGGTAAGGCAATCGAGGGTACCGCCTATTCGGATGTCAACGCGATGCTGGTCAACCCCGGCCAGTCCATCTACACCGCTCAACAGCCGGGCCAGACGCTGCCGGTCGGTGCTGCCGAGAAGGCGGTGATCCGTGGCGAGTTGTTCATGTCGCGGCGCACCACCGCCGACCAACGGGTGCTTGCCATCCGTCTGACCAACGGTAGTTCGCTGCTGATCTCCAAAAGTCTCAAGCCCACCGAAGCAGTCATGAACAAGCTGCGTTGGGTGCTATTGATCGTGGGTGGGATCGGGGTGGCGGTCGCCGCGGTGGCCGGGGGGATGGTCACCCGGGCCGGGCTGAGGCCGGTGGGCCGCCTCACCGAAGCGGCCGAGCGGGTGGCGCGAACCGACGACCTGCGGCCCATCCCCGTCTTCGGCAGCGACGAATTGGCCAGGCTGACAGAGGCATTCAATTTAATGCTGCGGGCGCTGGCCGAGTCACGGGAACGGCAGGCAAGGCTGGTTACCGACGCCGGACATGAATTGCGTACCCCGCTAACGTCGCTGCGCACCAATGTCGAACTCTTGATGGCCTCGATGGCCCCGGGGGCTCCGCGGCTACCCAAGCAGGAGATGGTCGACCTGCGTGCCGATGTGCTGGCTCAAATCGAGGAATTGTCCACACTGGTAGGCGATTTGGTGGACCTGTCCCGAGGCGACGCCGGAGAAGTGGTGCACGAGCCGGTCGACATGGCTGACGTCGTCGACCGCAGCCTGGAGCGGGTCAGGCGGCGGCGCAACGATATCCTTTTCGACGTCGAGGTGATTGGGTGGCAGGTTTATGGCGATACCGCTGGATTGTCGCGGATGGCGCTTAACCTGATGGACAACGCCGCGAAGTGGAGCCCGCCGGGCGGCCACGTGGGTGTCAGGCTGAGCCAGCTCGACGCGTCGCACGCTGAGCTGGTGGTTTCCGACCGCGGCCCGGGCATTCCCGTGCAGGAGCGCCGTCTGGTGTTTGAACGGTTTTACCGGTCGGCATCGGCACGGGCGTTGCCGGGTTCGGGCCTCGGGTTGGCGATCGTCAAACAGGTGGTGCTCAACCACGGCGGATTGCTGCGCATCGAAGACACCGACCCAGGCGGCCAGCCCCCTGGAACGTCGATTTACGTGCTGCTCCCCGGCCGTCGGATGCCGATTCCGCAGCTTCCCGGTGCGACGGCTGGCGCTCGGAGCACGGACATCGAGAACTCTCGGGGTTCGGCGAACGTTATCTCAGTGGAATCTCAGTCCACGCGCGCAACCTAG
- the mprA gene encoding two-component response regulator MrpA (mycobacterial persistence regulator whose expression is required for entrance into and maintenance of persistent infection. MprAB is involved in the regulation of genes in response to environmental stress), with the protein MRILVVDDDRAVRESLRRSLSFNGYSVELAHDGVEALDMIASDRPDALVLDVMMPRLDGLEVCRQLRGTGDDLPILVLTARDSVSERVAGLDAGADDYLPKPFALEELLARMRALLRRTKPEDAAESMAMRFSDLTLDPVTREVNRGQRRISLTRTEFALLEMLIANPRRVLTRSRILEEVWGFDFPTSGNALEVYVGYLRRKTEADGEPRLIHTVRGVGYVLRETPP; encoded by the coding sequence GTGCGAATTCTTGTCGTTGACGACGATCGTGCGGTGCGCGAGTCGCTGCGCCGGTCGCTTTCCTTCAATGGCTATTCGGTCGAACTGGCCCACGACGGGGTTGAGGCGCTCGACATGATTGCCAGCGATCGCCCCGACGCGTTGGTCCTGGATGTCATGATGCCGCGGCTGGACGGCCTCGAGGTGTGCCGTCAGCTCCGCGGCACCGGCGACGACCTGCCGATTCTGGTGCTGACCGCGCGCGACTCGGTGTCCGAGCGGGTGGCCGGGCTGGACGCCGGTGCCGACGACTACCTACCAAAGCCGTTCGCCCTCGAAGAGCTGCTGGCACGGATGCGGGCGCTGCTGCGCCGCACCAAGCCCGAGGATGCCGCCGAGTCGATGGCCATGAGGTTCTCCGACCTGACGCTGGACCCGGTAACCCGCGAAGTCAACCGTGGACAGCGCCGGATCAGCCTGACCCGCACCGAATTTGCATTGCTGGAGATGCTGATCGCCAATCCGCGGCGAGTGCTGACGCGCAGCCGTATCCTGGAAGAGGTATGGGGATTCGACTTTCCCACCTCGGGCAACGCGCTGGAAGTCTACGTCGGGTATCTACGCCGCAAGACCGAGGCCGACGGCGAGCCGCGGCTGATCCACACTGTGCGCGGAGTGGGTTACGTGCTACGTGAAACACCACCCTGA